A section of the Streptomyces sp. SLBN-118 genome encodes:
- a CDS encoding enolase C-terminal domain-like protein, with product MSASAAERGEKPEVQAVDVAVYTVPTDAPEGDGTLTWDSTTLVLVRVRSGRTEGLGYTYGAPATAQVISGQLADIVVGRCAWDVPAVHEAMSRGVRNAGRPGLIAGAISAVDVALWDLKARLLGLPLVRLLGASRAEVPVYGSGGFTTYGHQQQDRQLRTWYEEQGITRVKIKIGESWGAAQDRDSDRVARARASIGDNAELYVDANGAYTRKQAIRMATHLEAHGVSWFEEPVSSDDLSGLAQIRAAITADVAAGEYGYSLAYFQHMLAAGAVDCLQADVTRCGGITVWLRTAALAEANGLQLSGHCAPHLHAHAAASVPNLRHLEWFHDHARIETLFFTGALDPVGGTLRPGADGRAGHGLRLRSEVAEPYRTG from the coding sequence ATGAGCGCATCAGCCGCCGAACGCGGCGAGAAGCCGGAGGTGCAGGCCGTCGACGTCGCCGTGTACACCGTTCCCACCGATGCGCCCGAGGGCGACGGGACTCTGACCTGGGACTCGACGACGCTCGTCCTCGTACGTGTGCGTTCAGGGCGAACCGAGGGACTCGGCTATACCTATGGCGCCCCGGCCACCGCGCAGGTGATCAGCGGTCAGTTGGCGGACATCGTCGTCGGCCGGTGTGCTTGGGACGTCCCGGCCGTGCACGAGGCAATGAGCCGAGGGGTGCGCAACGCCGGCCGGCCGGGGCTGATCGCGGGAGCGATCTCGGCCGTCGACGTCGCCCTGTGGGACCTCAAGGCGCGCCTGCTGGGGCTTCCGCTCGTGCGCCTGCTCGGCGCGAGCCGGGCAGAGGTTCCGGTCTACGGCAGCGGCGGCTTCACCACCTACGGTCACCAGCAACAGGACCGCCAGTTGCGCACCTGGTACGAGGAACAGGGCATCACCCGCGTCAAGATCAAGATCGGGGAGTCGTGGGGCGCGGCCCAGGACCGGGACAGCGATCGGGTCGCGCGCGCCCGTGCGAGCATCGGGGACAACGCGGAGCTGTATGTGGACGCCAACGGCGCGTACACACGTAAGCAGGCGATCCGCATGGCCACTCACCTTGAGGCCCATGGCGTCAGCTGGTTCGAGGAACCCGTCTCTTCCGACGACCTGAGCGGGCTGGCGCAGATCCGGGCTGCGATCACCGCCGACGTGGCCGCCGGCGAATACGGCTACTCCCTGGCGTACTTCCAGCACATGCTCGCCGCCGGCGCGGTGGACTGTTTGCAGGCCGATGTCACCCGATGCGGTGGGATCACCGTCTGGCTACGGACCGCAGCCCTCGCAGAGGCGAACGGACTGCAGCTCTCCGGGCACTGCGCACCTCATCTGCACGCCCATGCCGCAGCATCGGTGCCCAATCTGCGACATCTCGAGTGGTTCCATGATCACGCGCGCATCGAGACGCTGTTCTTCACCGGAGCGCTCGACCCCGTGGGCGGAACACTCCGTCCCGGAGCGGATGGAAGAGCGGGACACGGTCTGAGACTGCGCAGTGAGGTGGCTGAGCCATACCGCACCGGCTAA
- a CDS encoding thiamine pyrophosphate-requiring protein, with the protein MSVKVSDYILQRLREWGVELVFSYPGDGINGLLAAWGRADNTPRFIQSRHEEMSAFEAVGYAKFSGRVGVCAATSGPGAIHLLNGLYDAKLDHVPVVAIVGQTNRSAMGGSYQQEVDLLSLYKDVASGFCEMVTTPEQLPNVIDRAMRTAYARRTVTAVIVPADVQELDYASPQHEFKMVPSSLGMAPYAPVPAQSEITRAAELLNQGEKVAVLVGQGARGAREQIDQLADTLGAGVAKALLGKDVLPDDLAYVTGSIGLLGTRPSYELMRDCDTLLVVGSSFPYTQFMPEFGQARAVQIDIDPFMIGLRYPFEINLVGDSRETLDRLLPQLKRKKHRSWRKKIEKDTARWWEVMARRAGVEADPINPEYVVHTLDQLLPDHVMLTSDSGSAANWYARHLRMRGSMRGSLSGTLATMGPGVPYAIGAKFAHPERPAIALVGDGAMQMNGLAEMITAAKYWQQWQDPRLIVAVLNNQDLNQVTWEMRAMEGAPQFLPSQAIPDVLYADFARSIGLGGERVEKPSDVEGAWRRALDADRPFVIDFRTDPAVPPIPPHATLDQIEAATGAILKGDSDRAAMVRQGLKAKVQELLPGGRHRGTH; encoded by the coding sequence GTGTCTGTCAAGGTCTCCGACTACATACTGCAAAGGCTGCGCGAGTGGGGCGTCGAGCTCGTGTTCTCGTACCCGGGCGACGGAATCAACGGCCTGCTCGCCGCATGGGGACGAGCCGACAACACGCCCCGGTTCATCCAGTCGCGTCATGAAGAGATGTCCGCGTTCGAAGCGGTCGGCTATGCAAAGTTCTCCGGCCGGGTGGGTGTGTGCGCGGCTACGTCCGGGCCCGGCGCGATCCATCTCCTCAACGGCCTCTACGACGCCAAACTCGACCATGTGCCCGTCGTCGCGATCGTCGGCCAGACCAACCGCAGCGCCATGGGCGGCTCCTATCAGCAGGAGGTCGATCTGCTGAGTCTGTACAAGGATGTCGCATCCGGCTTCTGCGAAATGGTGACCACACCCGAGCAGCTCCCGAACGTCATCGATCGTGCCATGCGGACCGCATACGCCAGGCGGACGGTGACAGCCGTCATCGTCCCTGCCGATGTGCAGGAGCTCGACTACGCCTCGCCGCAGCACGAGTTCAAGATGGTTCCTTCCAGTCTGGGCATGGCGCCCTACGCTCCCGTGCCGGCACAGTCCGAGATCACACGTGCTGCGGAGTTGCTCAACCAGGGTGAGAAGGTTGCCGTGCTGGTCGGCCAAGGAGCACGCGGTGCACGGGAACAGATCGATCAACTTGCCGACACACTGGGCGCGGGAGTGGCCAAGGCGCTGCTCGGCAAGGATGTGCTGCCGGACGACCTGGCGTATGTGACGGGCTCCATCGGCCTGCTGGGCACGCGCCCTTCGTACGAACTCATGCGGGACTGCGACACCTTGCTCGTCGTGGGATCCAGCTTCCCGTACACCCAATTCATGCCGGAGTTCGGCCAGGCGCGCGCGGTGCAGATCGACATCGATCCATTCATGATCGGCCTCCGCTATCCCTTCGAGATCAATCTGGTCGGCGACTCACGAGAGACGCTGGACCGCCTGCTGCCCCAGCTGAAGCGAAAGAAGCACCGTTCGTGGCGCAAGAAGATCGAGAAGGACACCGCGCGTTGGTGGGAGGTGATGGCGCGCCGCGCAGGAGTGGAGGCTGATCCGATCAACCCGGAGTACGTGGTTCACACCCTGGACCAACTGCTACCCGACCACGTGATGCTGACCTCGGACTCGGGCTCGGCCGCCAACTGGTATGCCCGCCACCTTCGTATGCGCGGCTCGATGCGCGGCTCACTCTCCGGGACCCTGGCGACCATGGGACCGGGTGTGCCATACGCGATCGGTGCCAAGTTCGCACATCCGGAGCGTCCCGCGATCGCTCTGGTCGGTGACGGCGCCATGCAGATGAACGGCCTCGCCGAGATGATCACCGCCGCCAAGTACTGGCAGCAGTGGCAAGACCCGCGGCTGATCGTGGCCGTACTCAACAACCAGGACCTCAACCAGGTCACTTGGGAGATGCGGGCCATGGAAGGCGCCCCGCAGTTCCTGCCCTCGCAGGCGATTCCGGACGTCCTCTACGCAGACTTCGCCCGGTCCATCGGGCTCGGCGGCGAACGTGTCGAGAAACCCAGCGACGTCGAGGGCGCCTGGCGCCGGGCCCTGGACGCGGACCGGCCCTTCGTGATCGATTTCCGTACCGATCCGGCCGTGCCGCCCATTCCGCCGCACGCGACGCTCGACCAGATCGAGGCGGCCACCGGCGCGATCCTCAAGGGGGACAGCGACCGCGCCGCCATGGTCCGGCAGGGTCTGAAGGCGAAGGTGCAGGAGCTGCTTCCGGGTGGCCGTCACCGAGGGACCCACTGA
- a CDS encoding FAD-binding and (Fe-S)-binding domain-containing protein — MDVAALEKALRSRIEGEVRFDAGSRGAYATDASNYRQVPIGVVVPRSTEAGASTVAVCAEFGAPVLSRGGGTSLGGQCTNTAVVIDWTKYCDGLVAVDAERRTCTVEPGIVLDELNRRLLPHGLQFGPKPSTHSHCSLGGMIGNNSCGGSAQAYGKTVDNIRRLEILTYDGTRCWVGPTSDEEYAQIVAAGGRRAELYRGLREIIDHHRAEVRRGYPRIPRRVSGYNLDSLLPENGFDLARALVGSEGTLVTVLHAELDLVPVPAAEAMVVLGYSDICAAADEVPRLLEHSSPTQLEALDGRMAQLMREEHAYLESLDSFPEGESWLLLQFSGASQEDADSQARDALRAVDRCEDDTSVAFSDDPAREHRMLKAREAGLGVTARPPDDRETWEGWEDSAVPPDRLGDYLRDLKRLFADFDLDHPSLYGHFGQGCVHTRIPFDLTSAEGVAAFRAFLFKAADLVASYGGSLSGEHGDGQARGELLPRMFGAELVAAFRQVKQLFDPDNRMNPGKVVTPRRADEDLRLGPQWRPNSHDTHFGYPHDKGSFSRAVMRCVGIGNCRTQTGGVMCPSYRATREEEHSTRGRARLLFEMLDGHADSAVTDGWRSTEVRDALDLCLACKGCKSDCPVGVDMATYKAEFLSHHYEGRLRPAAHYSMGWLPLWARLSRLAPRPVNAALHAPGLARIGKGLAGVTSQREAPVFAQESFTQWWRSHSAQEPDPADSRAVLLWPDTFTNYFHPHIAMSAVRVLEDAGFRVAVPGRTVCCGLTWISTGQLGTAKRVLGRTLDVLRPWLDSGTPIVGLEPSCTAVFRADAPELMPDDQDVQRLSRQFRTFAELLLNETSPNWRPPQLTRPATVQTHCHQHAVMAYDADRELMRRAGLDADVLDAGCCGLAGNFGFERGHHDLSLAVGEQGVLPAVRNCAPNALVIADGFSCRTQIEQSSTGRRAMHLAEALALSLDPHAPADHPEKLIARPTVSRTDARLVTASGLAALGATAASTYLALRRLRR; from the coding sequence ATGGACGTGGCTGCCCTGGAGAAGGCCCTGCGCAGCCGCATCGAGGGGGAAGTGCGCTTCGATGCGGGGAGCCGCGGTGCGTATGCCACCGACGCTTCGAACTACCGCCAGGTGCCGATCGGTGTGGTCGTCCCGCGCAGTACGGAAGCCGGGGCGTCCACGGTCGCGGTGTGCGCGGAGTTCGGTGCCCCCGTGCTCTCCCGGGGCGGTGGGACCAGTCTGGGCGGCCAGTGCACCAACACTGCGGTCGTCATCGACTGGACCAAGTACTGCGACGGCCTGGTGGCTGTCGATGCCGAGCGGCGCACCTGCACGGTCGAGCCGGGCATCGTCCTCGACGAGCTGAACCGCCGACTCCTGCCTCACGGACTGCAGTTCGGGCCCAAGCCCTCCACGCACAGCCACTGTTCGCTCGGCGGCATGATCGGGAACAACTCGTGCGGCGGCTCGGCCCAGGCGTACGGCAAGACCGTGGACAACATCCGGCGGCTGGAGATCCTGACCTACGACGGGACGCGCTGCTGGGTCGGTCCCACCTCGGACGAGGAGTACGCACAGATCGTCGCCGCCGGGGGACGGCGGGCCGAGCTGTACCGAGGGCTGCGGGAGATCATCGACCATCACAGGGCCGAAGTCCGGCGCGGCTACCCCCGCATCCCGCGCCGCGTCTCCGGGTACAACCTCGACTCCCTGCTGCCCGAGAACGGCTTCGACCTCGCCCGTGCGCTCGTGGGTAGCGAAGGAACACTGGTCACGGTTCTTCACGCCGAACTGGACCTGGTGCCGGTCCCAGCGGCGGAGGCCATGGTGGTGCTGGGCTACAGCGACATCTGCGCCGCCGCCGACGAGGTCCCCAGGCTGCTGGAGCACAGCAGTCCGACCCAGCTGGAAGCTCTTGACGGCCGGATGGCGCAGCTCATGCGTGAGGAGCACGCATACCTCGAGTCCCTGGACAGCTTCCCCGAAGGGGAGAGCTGGCTGTTGCTGCAGTTCAGCGGCGCGAGCCAGGAAGACGCGGACTCCCAGGCGCGGGATGCGCTCAGGGCCGTCGACCGGTGTGAGGACGACACATCGGTGGCATTCTCCGACGACCCGGCGCGCGAGCACAGAATGCTCAAAGCGCGCGAAGCCGGTCTCGGAGTGACCGCCCGACCGCCGGACGACCGGGAGACGTGGGAGGGCTGGGAGGATTCCGCTGTGCCTCCGGACCGGCTCGGAGACTATCTGCGCGATCTGAAGCGGCTCTTCGCGGACTTCGACCTCGACCACCCTTCCCTGTACGGGCACTTCGGACAGGGGTGCGTCCACACCCGTATCCCCTTCGATCTCACCAGCGCGGAGGGAGTCGCAGCCTTTCGCGCCTTCCTGTTCAAGGCCGCCGATCTCGTCGCGTCCTACGGAGGATCCTTGTCCGGAGAACACGGCGACGGCCAGGCCCGCGGCGAACTCCTGCCACGCATGTTCGGCGCAGAGCTGGTCGCTGCCTTCCGTCAGGTCAAGCAGCTCTTCGATCCCGACAACCGGATGAACCCCGGCAAGGTCGTGACCCCCCGCAGGGCGGACGAGGATCTGCGGCTGGGCCCGCAGTGGCGCCCCAACAGCCATGACACCCACTTCGGGTACCCCCACGACAAAGGCTCCTTCAGCCGGGCCGTGATGCGCTGTGTCGGCATCGGCAACTGCCGCACACAGACGGGCGGCGTGATGTGCCCCTCGTACCGGGCCACCCGCGAAGAGGAACACTCCACCCGCGGCAGGGCCAGGCTGCTCTTCGAGATGCTCGACGGGCACGCAGACTCGGCCGTCACGGACGGCTGGCGCTCGACCGAGGTCCGCGATGCCCTCGATCTCTGCCTGGCCTGCAAGGGCTGCAAGTCCGACTGCCCGGTCGGCGTCGATATGGCCACGTACAAGGCCGAGTTCCTCTCGCACCACTACGAGGGACGACTGCGACCCGCAGCTCACTACTCGATGGGATGGCTCCCGCTGTGGGCACGGCTTTCCCGGCTCGCACCCCGGCCGGTCAACGCCGCACTGCATGCCCCCGGGCTGGCACGCATCGGAAAGGGGCTGGCGGGCGTGACATCACAGCGCGAAGCCCCCGTCTTCGCGCAGGAGTCGTTCACCCAGTGGTGGCGTTCGCACAGCGCCCAGGAGCCGGACCCGGCCGACTCGCGGGCTGTCCTGCTGTGGCCGGACACGTTCACCAACTACTTCCACCCCCACATCGCCATGTCGGCGGTACGGGTGCTGGAGGACGCGGGTTTCCGGGTCGCCGTTCCCGGCCGGACGGTCTGCTGCGGCCTGACGTGGATCTCCACGGGCCAACTGGGCACAGCGAAACGAGTACTTGGCCGCACCCTCGACGTACTGCGCCCCTGGCTCGACTCCGGCACTCCCATCGTCGGCCTGGAACCGTCGTGCACAGCTGTCTTCCGCGCCGACGCGCCGGAGTTGATGCCCGACGACCAGGATGTGCAGCGTCTCTCACGGCAGTTCCGCACCTTCGCCGAACTGCTACTCAATGAAACCTCCCCCAACTGGCGACCGCCGCAGCTGACCCGGCCCGCCACAGTACAAACGCACTGCCATCAGCACGCCGTCATGGCCTACGACGCCGACCGCGAGCTCATGCGCCGAGCGGGTCTCGACGCCGACGTGCTCGACGCCGGCTGCTGCGGACTCGCCGGCAACTTCGGCTTCGAACGAGGACACCACGATCTGTCGTTGGCCGTCGGCGAACAGGGCGTACTCCCGGCCGTGCGGAACTGCGCGCCGAACGCACTCGTGATCGCAGACGGGTTCAGCTGCCGCACGCAGATCGAACAGAGCAGCACCGGACGACGCGCTATGCATCTCGCGGAAGCACTGGCCCTGAGTCTCGACCCGCACGCTCCGGCCGATCACCCCGAAAAGCTGATCGCCCGCCCCACCGTCTCCCGCACCGACGCCCGCCTGGTCACGGCGTCAGGACTCGCCGCACTCGGCGCCACGGCAGCAAGCACCTACCTCGCCCTGCGCCGACTGCGCAGGTGA
- a CDS encoding IS630 family transposase — MRYPQGGGLTAERQEFREELRLQAAERFAQGEASAVIAKDLRVSVRSVQRWRQTWEEGGPRALRSQGPASLPRLSQKQFTQLERELAKGPAAHGWEDQRWTLARIKTVIGRRFHLAYTIQGVRKLLVRNGWSCQVPARRAMERDDDAVAGWVKEVWPCAEDSRRPVELVFEDEAGFSMTPPQAKTWSLRGRTPVVRVRGRSRRRVSIAALTCYKPGHRSRLIYRPRRDDGRRDGRKSFSWRDYRDLLIAAHQQLGGPIVLVWDNLNVHKTADLRKFAEARDWLTIYYLPPYAPDLNPVEGIWSLLRRGWLSNVAFSTPEHLVQPIRRGLRHIQYRSELIDGCLAETGLTIRPA; from the coding sequence GAACGACAGGAGTTCCGTGAGGAGTTACGGCTCCAGGCAGCCGAGCGGTTCGCTCAGGGCGAGGCGAGTGCGGTGATCGCCAAGGACCTGCGGGTCAGCGTCCGGTCGGTGCAGCGGTGGCGGCAAACGTGGGAGGAGGGCGGTCCGCGGGCTCTGCGGTCGCAGGGGCCGGCGTCGCTGCCGAGGCTGAGCCAGAAGCAGTTCACGCAGCTGGAGCGTGAGCTTGCCAAGGGGCCTGCCGCGCACGGCTGGGAGGACCAGCGCTGGACACTGGCACGGATCAAGACGGTGATCGGCCGGCGCTTCCACCTGGCCTACACGATCCAGGGAGTGCGGAAGCTGCTGGTACGTAACGGCTGGTCCTGCCAGGTCCCGGCCCGACGGGCCATGGAACGGGACGACGATGCGGTTGCCGGGTGGGTCAAGGAGGTGTGGCCCTGCGCGGAAGACTCGCGGCGGCCCGTGGAGCTCGTCTTCGAGGACGAAGCCGGATTCTCCATGACGCCGCCGCAGGCGAAGACCTGGTCACTGCGCGGCCGGACCCCGGTGGTGCGGGTGCGGGGCCGTTCCCGCAGACGGGTCTCCATCGCCGCGCTGACCTGCTACAAACCCGGTCACCGCTCCAGGCTGATCTACCGGCCCCGCCGGGACGACGGCCGTCGCGACGGGCGCAAGAGCTTCTCCTGGCGCGACTACCGGGACCTGCTGATCGCCGCCCACCAACAGCTCGGCGGCCCGATCGTGCTCGTCTGGGACAACCTCAACGTCCACAAGACCGCCGATCTGCGGAAGTTCGCCGAAGCCCGGGACTGGCTTACCATCTACTACCTGCCGCCCTATGCGCCCGACCTCAACCCCGTCGAGGGGATCTGGTCCCTCCTGCGACGCGGCTGGCTCTCCAACGTCGCCTTCAGCACCCCCGAGCACCTCGTCCAGCCCATCCGGCGCGGCCTACGGCACATCCAGTACCGCAGCGAGCTCATAGACGGCTGCCTCGCCGAGACGGGCCTGACCATCAGACCCGCCTGA